One Anaerohalosphaeraceae bacterium DNA segment encodes these proteins:
- the serS gene encoding serine--tRNA ligase, whose translation MIDIKLIRQNPQLFKDGAKAKKFDVDIDELLAIDATLLDVKKKLQEIATEKNRIGKEIPRLDGEKKQACLKTLSELKTLEAELEQKVKELQPQFDALMLQVPQPPAPEVPYGEDDTQNVEIRRWGTIRQFDFEPKDHIQLGQMLDIIDVERGVKLAGTRNYFLKGDGALLHHAVLRFAMDFMVQRGYKPMVVPLLMRDEAMRGTGYYPGAEEQTYRMERDELNLAGTAEVPLTAYYMGELLSEDMLPVKFVALSSCFRREAGAAGKDTYGLYRIHQFDKVEQVIIGENDEAKSIAYHQEILANSEAVLQALNLPYRVVNVCTGDLGRGQVQKFDIETWMPSRNSFGETHSASRFYEFQARRMNLRYRTAKKQNLYCHTLNNTVIASPRVLIPILELYQNADGSVTIPEVLRPYMGNRERIEPKS comes from the coding sequence ATGATCGATATCAAACTGATTCGCCAAAACCCGCAGCTGTTTAAGGACGGAGCCAAGGCCAAAAAGTTTGATGTAGATATCGATGAACTGCTGGCCATCGACGCAACCCTTCTGGACGTCAAAAAGAAACTGCAGGAGATTGCCACGGAAAAAAACCGCATCGGCAAGGAAATCCCGCGGCTGGACGGTGAGAAAAAACAGGCCTGCCTGAAAACCCTCAGCGAGCTGAAAACACTCGAAGCCGAATTGGAACAAAAGGTCAAGGAACTTCAGCCCCAGTTCGATGCTTTGATGCTGCAGGTGCCGCAGCCGCCTGCTCCGGAAGTCCCTTACGGCGAGGACGACACGCAAAATGTTGAGATTCGCCGCTGGGGCACCATCCGACAGTTCGACTTTGAACCCAAGGACCACATCCAGCTCGGGCAGATGCTGGACATTATTGATGTCGAACGAGGCGTCAAACTGGCGGGTACTCGCAACTATTTTCTCAAAGGGGACGGAGCACTCCTTCACCATGCTGTTCTTCGTTTTGCCATGGATTTTATGGTGCAGCGGGGCTACAAACCGATGGTCGTTCCGCTGCTGATGCGGGATGAAGCCATGCGGGGCACGGGATACTATCCGGGAGCGGAGGAACAGACCTATCGAATGGAGCGGGATGAGCTGAATCTGGCCGGAACAGCTGAAGTGCCCCTGACGGCGTATTACATGGGCGAGCTGCTTTCGGAAGATATGCTTCCCGTCAAATTTGTCGCCTTAAGCAGCTGTTTTCGCCGAGAAGCCGGAGCCGCCGGCAAGGACACCTACGGGCTCTACCGCATCCACCAGTTCGACAAGGTCGAACAGGTCATTATCGGGGAAAATGACGAAGCCAAGAGCATCGCCTATCATCAGGAAATCCTCGCCAACTCCGAGGCGGTTCTGCAGGCGCTTAACCTGCCCTATAGGGTTGTGAACGTCTGTACCGGCGACCTCGGACGAGGACAGGTTCAGAAGTTCGACATCGAGACATGGATGCCTTCTCGAAACAGTTTCGGCGAGACCCATTCCGCCAGCCGCTTTTATGAATTTCAGGCCCGGCGGATGAATCTTCGCTATCGAACCGCCAAAAAGCAGAATCTGTACTGCCATACGCTCAACAACACGGTTATCGCATCCCCACGCGTGCTGATTCCGATTCTGGAGCTGTACCAGAATGCCGACGGCAGCGTCACAATTCCGGAAGTGCTTCGACCCTATATGGGCAATCGGGAACGGATTGAACCGAAATCATAA
- a CDS encoding argininosuccinate synthase → MAQKKAEKVVLAYSGGLDTSVILPWLKETYGYDVVAFAAELGQGDELKGIQKKALATGAVQCIVRDLRKEFVEDFLWPMLKAGAVYENGYLLGTSIARPLIAKHQVDVAHKTGATAVAHGATGKGNDQVRFELTYMALDPTLKIIAPWKDPNFTLTSREAAVEYARKHNIPIQQSKKKIYSRDRNLWHISHEGADLEDPWNEPQEHLFVLTRPVSKTPNRPDYVQIDFEKGIPVKLNGRAVGGVRMIEMLNEIGGLHGIGQADLVENRLVGMKSRGVYETPGGTILSTAHRALEMLTLERETMHYKQQVALRYAELVYYGQWYSPLREALDAFVNVTQETVTGTVRLKLFKGQATLAGVKSPKSLYNPKLASFTMGDEYNPTDATGFIRLFGLPMKVAALVRRQDAEKPTKKSKGGR, encoded by the coding sequence ATGGCTCAGAAAAAAGCGGAAAAGGTTGTACTGGCATACAGCGGGGGGCTGGATACGAGTGTAATTCTGCCGTGGCTGAAGGAAACTTACGGCTATGACGTTGTGGCATTTGCCGCCGAGCTGGGGCAGGGAGATGAGCTGAAGGGGATTCAGAAAAAGGCCCTGGCGACGGGAGCGGTGCAGTGCATCGTTCGCGATTTGCGGAAGGAGTTTGTGGAGGATTTTCTGTGGCCGATGCTCAAGGCCGGTGCGGTTTATGAGAACGGATATCTTTTGGGAACGAGTATCGCCCGGCCGCTGATTGCCAAGCATCAGGTCGATGTGGCGCACAAAACCGGTGCAACGGCGGTGGCGCACGGGGCGACCGGCAAGGGCAATGACCAGGTGCGGTTTGAACTGACCTATATGGCGCTGGACCCGACACTGAAGATTATTGCACCCTGGAAAGACCCGAATTTTACGCTTACCAGCCGGGAAGCGGCGGTAGAATATGCCCGAAAGCACAACATCCCGATTCAGCAGAGCAAGAAAAAGATTTATTCGCGAGACCGCAATCTCTGGCATATCAGCCATGAGGGGGCGGACTTGGAAGACCCGTGGAATGAGCCGCAGGAGCATTTGTTTGTCCTGACGCGTCCGGTATCCAAAACGCCCAATCGGCCGGATTATGTCCAGATTGATTTCGAAAAAGGGATTCCGGTAAAACTGAACGGCCGGGCGGTCGGCGGCGTGCGGATGATTGAGATGCTCAATGAAATCGGCGGACTTCACGGCATCGGGCAGGCGGACCTTGTGGAAAACCGGCTGGTCGGAATGAAATCCCGCGGAGTCTATGAAACACCGGGCGGGACGATTCTGTCCACGGCGCATCGGGCTCTGGAGATGCTCACGCTCGAGCGGGAAACGATGCATTACAAGCAGCAGGTGGCCCTGCGGTATGCTGAGCTGGTCTATTACGGGCAGTGGTATTCGCCGCTGCGGGAGGCGCTGGATGCGTTTGTGAATGTCACGCAGGAAACAGTGACGGGCACAGTGCGGCTGAAACTCTTCAAGGGACAGGCGACGCTGGCGGGTGTGAAAAGTCCGAAGAGTCTGTATAACCCGAAGCTGGCCAGTTTCACGATGGGTGATGAATACAACCCGACGGATGCGACCGGCTTTATCCGTCTGTTCGGACTGCCGATGAAGGTTGCCGCTCTGGTTCGCCGTCAGGATGCCGAAAAACCGACCAAAAAATCCAAAGGCGGGCGGTAA
- the aroE gene encoding shikimate dehydrogenase produces the protein MTILAVSISANNAAEAREQIDRSVCQGAEAIELRLDFLKNQTEAAAADLVRFVKQKGLPVIATCRHISEGGSADWPTENRLKVLTAAMEAGADFIDWEFAQYLQPGVQEMLTAALRRFRACRLILSAHDFHGPFEDLTARYEAMRTLCPEAVVKLVYTARHINDCFEAMDLLYQEKEDLVVFAMGQAGMITRILAKKLGGFLTFACPEEGTSAAPGQIPVRKMKTLYRWDALNQQTELYGIIGNPIGHSLSPAVYNGCFEAQGRNALHLPLEVGGGQAEFSLFLQSILQRPWLDFRGVGVTLPHKSAAMEFVHREGGYLEPLAERIGAANTVKIGHNGLLSAYNTDCAGALDALMETLGIEKRQLRNQEAAVIGAGGAARAVIVGLMDAGCRVTVYNRTLEKAHALAEEFGCRAAPLEEIRNSRARIFVNCTSLGMAPNTDSTPVPAEVFGPDTVAFDTVYVPLETRFLREAKAAGARVVNGAEMFIRQAVVQYRHLTGVEPDSERIRQIVLDCLHPAGRVR, from the coding sequence ATGACAATACTGGCGGTTTCTATTTCGGCAAACAATGCAGCAGAAGCCCGGGAGCAGATTGACCGGTCGGTCTGTCAGGGGGCGGAAGCGATTGAACTGCGTCTGGACTTTTTGAAAAATCAGACCGAGGCGGCAGCCGCCGATTTGGTGCGTTTTGTAAAGCAAAAAGGGCTGCCCGTAATTGCGACATGCCGGCATATTTCAGAAGGCGGTTCGGCGGACTGGCCGACGGAGAACCGTCTGAAGGTGCTGACAGCGGCGATGGAGGCGGGAGCGGATTTTATTGATTGGGAATTTGCTCAGTATCTTCAGCCCGGTGTTCAGGAGATGCTCACGGCGGCTTTGCGCCGTTTCCGGGCGTGCCGTCTGATTCTTTCCGCTCACGATTTTCACGGTCCTTTTGAGGATTTAACGGCTCGTTATGAAGCCATGCGCACCCTGTGTCCGGAAGCAGTTGTGAAATTGGTTTATACGGCCCGCCATATCAACGATTGCTTTGAGGCGATGGACCTGCTGTATCAGGAGAAGGAGGATTTGGTTGTTTTTGCTATGGGCCAGGCGGGGATGATTACGCGGATTTTGGCGAAGAAACTCGGCGGCTTTCTGACCTTTGCCTGCCCGGAGGAGGGAACGTCGGCGGCACCCGGACAGATTCCAGTTCGCAAAATGAAGACGCTGTATCGGTGGGATGCCCTCAATCAGCAAACTGAACTGTATGGAATCATCGGAAATCCGATTGGGCATTCGCTGAGCCCGGCGGTGTATAACGGCTGTTTTGAAGCCCAGGGCCGCAACGCCCTGCATCTGCCGCTGGAGGTGGGAGGGGGACAGGCGGAATTCAGTCTTTTTCTTCAGTCAATACTTCAGCGTCCCTGGCTGGATTTTCGTGGGGTTGGGGTCACACTGCCGCATAAGAGCGCGGCGATGGAGTTTGTGCATCGGGAAGGGGGATATCTGGAGCCGCTGGCGGAGCGGATAGGAGCGGCCAACACGGTCAAAATCGGCCATAACGGTCTGTTGAGTGCTTATAACACAGATTGTGCAGGGGCCTTGGACGCCCTGATGGAAACGCTCGGAATTGAAAAAAGACAGCTGCGGAATCAGGAAGCGGCCGTTATCGGAGCCGGCGGAGCGGCCCGGGCGGTCATTGTCGGGCTGATGGATGCCGGATGCCGGGTGACGGTGTATAACCGAACGCTGGAAAAGGCCCACGCCTTGGCGGAGGAGTTCGGCTGTCGGGCGGCGCCGCTGGAGGAGATTCGCAACAGCCGGGCCAGAATTTTCGTCAACTGCACCAGTTTGGGAATGGCCCCCAACACAGATTCCACGCCGGTGCCGGCGGAGGTGTTCGGACCGGATACAGTGGCGTTTGATACGGTGTATGTGCCGCTGGAAACCCGGTTTCTGCGGGAGGCCAAGGCCGCCGGCGCACGGGTGGTCAACGGGGCGGAAATGTTTATCCGACAGGCCGTTGTGCAGTATCGGCACCTGACGGGCGTGGAGCCGGATTCTGAACGGATTCGGCAGATTGTTTTGGATTGCCTCCATCCCGCCGGGAGGGTAAGATAG
- a CDS encoding prepilin peptidase: MTPEGIWLLFVFAFGACVGSFLNVVIYRLPLDKSIVSPPSSCPSCGLRIAFYDNIPVLSWLLLRGRCRGCRAPISIRYPIIELLTAVLFAGVYLWFFVWEYRETGLAGDGPLERFFFSGGWLFYVNVMVLTAAFLAASAIDLELWLIPLSLCWVVTAVGLLSSAAAGWIIQVNPEGIHTGLFPSVSPNWAGISFGAAAGLLCSLLALKKGWIPASYAEEQRQDQNLDRKDPDYDDRREILKEIVFLTPVFIGGLSAWGLLRFSPAAEGWEKLLQIPLFNGFMGALSGYLAGGGIVWATRIIGTLVFGREAMGLGDVHLMGAAGAVIGPGWVVLAFFVAPFFGLLWAFYQWLSRKSRQIPYGPFLSGAVLLVILLHDWILVYLNRFYGLE; this comes from the coding sequence ATGACGCCGGAAGGGATTTGGCTTCTTTTTGTCTTTGCATTCGGGGCCTGTGTGGGCAGTTTCCTGAATGTGGTGATTTACCGGCTTCCGCTGGATAAATCAATTGTAAGCCCGCCGTCATCATGTCCTTCCTGCGGGTTGCGAATCGCTTTTTATGACAATATCCCTGTGCTTTCCTGGCTTCTGCTGCGCGGCCGCTGCCGCGGATGCCGGGCACCGATTTCGATCCGCTATCCGATTATTGAGCTGTTGACCGCCGTTTTGTTTGCCGGGGTTTATTTGTGGTTTTTTGTCTGGGAGTATCGGGAAACAGGGCTGGCGGGGGATGGACCGCTGGAGCGTTTTTTTTTCTCCGGCGGCTGGCTTTTTTATGTGAATGTGATGGTGCTGACGGCTGCTTTCTTGGCGGCCTCGGCGATTGATTTGGAATTGTGGCTGATTCCGCTTTCACTTTGCTGGGTGGTTACAGCAGTCGGGCTGCTCAGTTCGGCGGCCGCCGGCTGGATTATTCAGGTCAATCCGGAGGGGATCCATACGGGACTTTTCCCTTCTGTTTCTCCAAATTGGGCAGGGATTTCCTTTGGGGCGGCAGCGGGTTTGTTATGTTCTCTGCTGGCCCTGAAGAAAGGATGGATTCCGGCAAGTTATGCCGAAGAACAGCGGCAAGACCAAAATCTGGACAGGAAAGACCCGGATTATGACGACCGCCGTGAGATTCTTAAGGAGATTGTCTTTTTGACGCCGGTTTTTATCGGCGGTCTTTCGGCCTGGGGGCTTCTGCGGTTTTCTCCGGCGGCGGAAGGGTGGGAAAAATTGCTGCAAATTCCGCTTTTCAATGGATTTATGGGAGCGTTGTCCGGCTATTTGGCCGGCGGTGGAATCGTTTGGGCTACCCGCATTATCGGAACGCTGGTTTTCGGACGGGAAGCGATGGGCTTAGGGGATGTTCACCTAATGGGTGCGGCGGGTGCTGTCATCGGACCCGGCTGGGTCGTTCTGGCTTTTTTTGTTGCTCCGTTTTTCGGCTTGCTGTGGGCTTTTTATCAATGGCTGTCGAGAAAAAGCCGACAAATTCCTTATGGTCCTTTCTTGTCAGGTGCTGTTTTGCTGGTTATACTTCTCCACGATTGGATTTTGGTTTACCTGAATCGGTTCTACGGGTTGGAATAA
- a CDS encoding ComEC/Rec2 family competence protein: MKNHRPQADPIRLEIEALQNQLKEKRPFAEQILQSCPLLPAAGGFMTGLILQNYTNPPLFVWFFVLIFSAAVSAFTGKIRRPIHRLQVVLLTGSTAALAAGGIRLKLFQTPSPLDICRRTASVPSLATLGGRILSEPQIEDRRQWVFAKYQWTSPSTSFLLAVEETLTTDGWQRACGTLAVSINQSVRTLSAGQRIRFHCTLQKPPPPDNPGMFDFADSMAARGIFLTAVIPGIEAVEILPWDRKGRRLSAIQHFRSRVAEFLRAWGGEYEEFSTLPDVLLLGKRSGLDTKIQAAFRKTGLAHFISLSGMHVGILAGIFWQAGRLFGISKRFRAALCMLLLLAYALLVPARAPTLRAVVFAQFFLLSVLLGQHPRPLNTLSLTALLLLLFRPMDLFTAGWQLSYASVAGILFFYEPIFLNLFRLFLNAPFYPVLSESLVGSFVCTLFESILKLLSVGYAAWLGGAGILLYHFGSLTPLSALWTVLLFPLVFLILLTGFLKILLLPLLPTAAAVCSILLDRVSDAFCSLTVKIAQANLLSFQTGRVGLGLILLFYLWLILTRGLPAGTKGKSALLWTGTALLLLLPAAVRFSRHLSTDLKLTCLSVGHGLAVVGQLPGGKTFLFDAGSITRKNPGERIVLPYLLSEGIESIDTAVISHGDLDHYNGLPEILSSVPTRAVYVNPGLLERAERSRAAAQMKTILRQEGLLRSSLELPSSLGAVRLHRLWPTPSVLEDPSISDNNKSEVLLLEYAGRKVLLCGDIEEFAQRQLGQLVPDLKVDVLLLPHHGSGRNNLPGWIRQLQPSVRLVSCAPNRLTSVQTPDDGAADFYTPIHGAVSLRIKADGTLSTVGFLSP, translated from the coding sequence GTGAAAAACCATCGGCCTCAGGCCGACCCGATACGCCTTGAAATTGAGGCCCTACAGAACCAGCTGAAAGAAAAACGCCCTTTTGCAGAGCAAATCCTCCAGTCTTGTCCGCTCCTTCCGGCTGCCGGCGGATTTATGACAGGACTGATTCTCCAGAATTATACAAATCCCCCTTTATTCGTATGGTTTTTCGTCCTGATTTTCTCTGCGGCAGTTTCTGCTTTTACCGGGAAAATCCGCCGGCCAATCCACCGTCTCCAAGTCGTGCTTTTGACAGGCAGCACGGCCGCTTTGGCAGCAGGAGGGATTCGCCTGAAACTTTTCCAGACACCCTCTCCGCTGGACATCTGCCGCAGAACAGCATCCGTTCCCTCGCTGGCGACATTGGGAGGTCGGATTCTGTCTGAGCCGCAGATTGAAGACCGCCGGCAATGGGTTTTTGCCAAATACCAGTGGACTTCGCCGTCCACATCATTCCTTCTGGCTGTTGAAGAAACCCTCACTACGGACGGCTGGCAGCGGGCGTGCGGCACCCTTGCTGTTTCTATCAATCAGTCAGTCCGCACACTCTCGGCCGGTCAGCGGATTCGATTTCACTGCACGCTTCAGAAGCCGCCGCCGCCAGATAATCCCGGGATGTTTGATTTTGCAGATTCCATGGCCGCCCGGGGGATTTTCCTGACGGCCGTCATTCCCGGCATCGAAGCCGTCGAAATCCTGCCGTGGGACAGGAAGGGACGCCGGCTTTCCGCCATTCAGCACTTCCGCAGCCGAGTCGCTGAATTTCTTCGCGCCTGGGGTGGGGAATATGAGGAGTTTTCCACTCTGCCCGATGTCCTGCTGCTCGGGAAACGCTCCGGACTTGATACCAAAATTCAGGCGGCCTTTCGCAAAACCGGTCTGGCCCATTTTATCAGTCTGTCGGGAATGCACGTAGGGATTCTGGCCGGTATTTTCTGGCAGGCGGGACGGCTCTTCGGAATCAGCAAACGCTTCCGTGCTGCGCTGTGTATGCTCCTGCTGCTGGCTTATGCCCTGCTGGTGCCGGCGCGGGCTCCGACGCTTCGGGCGGTTGTTTTTGCTCAGTTTTTCCTTTTGTCCGTGCTGCTCGGTCAGCATCCGCGTCCGCTGAACACCCTGTCTTTAACCGCTCTGCTTCTGCTGCTGTTCCGACCGATGGACCTTTTTACCGCGGGCTGGCAGCTCTCCTATGCTTCCGTGGCCGGCATTCTCTTTTTCTATGAACCGATTTTCCTCAATCTGTTTCGGCTGTTTCTGAACGCCCCCTTTTATCCCGTCCTCTCGGAGTCCCTCGTGGGTTCGTTTGTCTGCACGCTGTTTGAATCTATCCTGAAACTTCTGTCTGTCGGCTATGCCGCCTGGCTGGGAGGCGCCGGCATTCTGCTTTATCATTTCGGCTCATTGACGCCTCTTTCGGCCCTTTGGACGGTTCTGCTGTTTCCGCTGGTCTTTCTGATTCTGCTGACCGGCTTTCTGAAGATTCTCCTTCTGCCGCTGCTGCCGACAGCGGCGGCCGTTTGCAGTATCCTGCTGGACAGAGTGAGCGACGCCTTTTGCAGTCTGACCGTAAAAATCGCCCAGGCAAATCTTTTGTCTTTCCAGACAGGGCGCGTCGGGCTCGGACTGATTCTGCTTTTCTATTTGTGGCTTATCCTGACCCGAGGGCTTCCCGCCGGAACCAAAGGGAAATCCGCCCTTCTCTGGACCGGCACAGCCCTGCTCCTGCTGCTGCCTGCTGCGGTTCGCTTCAGCCGGCACCTTTCCACCGATTTGAAACTGACCTGTTTGTCAGTCGGTCATGGTCTGGCCGTCGTCGGACAGCTGCCCGGCGGCAAAACGTTTTTGTTTGATGCCGGTTCCATCACACGCAAAAATCCCGGCGAACGGATTGTCCTGCCCTACCTGCTCTCTGAGGGAATCGAATCGATTGATACCGCCGTCATCAGCCACGGGGATTTGGATCACTACAACGGCCTGCCGGAAATACTCTCCTCTGTGCCGACCCGGGCGGTCTATGTCAATCCCGGACTGCTTGAGCGGGCGGAGCGGTCGCGCGCCGCGGCCCAAATGAAAACCATTCTCCGGCAGGAAGGTCTTCTGCGTTCTTCGTTGGAGCTGCCGTCCTCTTTAGGAGCCGTCCGGCTGCACCGCCTTTGGCCGACTCCCTCTGTCCTTGAAGACCCCTCCATATCTGACAACAACAAATCCGAAGTGCTTCTGCTCGAATATGCCGGACGGAAGGTTTTGCTTTGCGGCGACATTGAGGAATTTGCCCAGCGGCAGCTCGGTCAGCTGGTTCCGGACTTGAAAGTCGATGTTCTGCTTCTGCCGCATCACGGGTCCGGACGAAACAATCTGCCCGGGTGGATTCGTCAGCTTCAGCCGTCCGTACGTCTGGTCAGCTGTGCACCGAACCGCCTGACTTCGGTACAGACACCGGACGACGGGGCCGCTGACTTTTATACCCCGATACACGGGGCTGTCAGTCTAAGAATAAAAGCCGACGGCACTCTGAGCACCGTCGGCTTTCTCAGTCCGTAA
- a CDS encoding redoxin domain-containing protein — translation MVTYKNILATAAAAALAFWAVQGVWAGDDPQKAAEGHQCGSEKCPGAAPDFVLKDLDGKDVKLSDFVGKKIVVLEWANWDCPFVKPHYQNKTFAKLIDKYVNAKEGEPEKKVVWLTINSTHYAKPEDHKAWAKEHQLKHPILADPTGHVGRLYKATHTPHMYIIDLKGHIAYQGAIDNAPLGKVPDNEKYVNYVEQALDALLAGKEPPVKETKAYGCTVKYPPQQ, via the coding sequence ATGGTGACCTATAAGAACATTTTGGCGACAGCGGCCGCCGCTGCTCTGGCGTTCTGGGCCGTTCAGGGGGTTTGGGCTGGGGATGATCCTCAGAAAGCAGCGGAAGGCCATCAGTGCGGGTCAGAAAAGTGCCCGGGTGCCGCTCCCGATTTTGTTTTGAAAGATTTGGACGGCAAAGATGTTAAGCTGTCAGATTTTGTGGGCAAAAAGATTGTCGTGCTCGAATGGGCCAACTGGGACTGTCCGTTTGTCAAGCCGCATTACCAGAATAAGACATTCGCCAAGCTGATTGACAAATATGTAAACGCCAAAGAAGGCGAACCGGAGAAAAAGGTAGTGTGGCTGACAATCAACAGCACGCATTATGCCAAGCCGGAAGACCACAAGGCCTGGGCCAAAGAGCACCAGCTGAAGCATCCGATTCTGGCGGATCCGACCGGTCATGTAGGGCGACTGTATAAGGCAACGCATACGCCGCATATGTACATCATCGATTTGAAAGGGCATATTGCCTATCAGGGGGCGATTGACAATGCTCCTTTGGGCAAGGTCCCCGACAATGAAAAGTACGTCAATTATGTAGAGCAGGCCCTGGATGCTCTGCTGGCCGGAAAAGAACCGCCTGTAAAAGAAACCAAGGCATACGGCTGCACGGTAAAATATCCGCCGCAGCAGTAA
- a CDS encoding OmpA family protein — MAKKTVLLRAVLITTAVAFLSGCTNWEKKYKALEVEHQNLKGLYENCVASLDSTSAKQAELSQQLSQSQMTIEELQKQIAQKKATPASATGFQVGEVTVDEKAGTITVTLENTILFAPGSAKLKSTTSAELDHIYRVIRERYAGRQIDVVGHTDSDPIRKTKNLWEDNWDLSAGRALTVLRYLVNKGIPPRQIRAVACGESRPVASNATAAGKAKNRRVEIVVHMR; from the coding sequence ATGGCAAAGAAAACAGTGTTGTTGAGAGCGGTTTTGATAACGACGGCGGTTGCTTTTCTGAGCGGCTGTACGAACTGGGAAAAAAAGTACAAAGCGCTGGAAGTCGAGCACCAGAATCTCAAAGGGCTCTATGAAAACTGTGTTGCCTCTCTGGACAGCACGTCCGCCAAGCAGGCCGAATTAAGCCAGCAGCTCAGTCAGAGCCAGATGACCATTGAAGAGCTGCAGAAGCAGATTGCCCAGAAAAAAGCGACTCCGGCCTCTGCCACGGGCTTCCAGGTGGGTGAAGTGACGGTGGATGAAAAGGCCGGAACGATTACAGTAACACTGGAAAATACCATTCTTTTCGCACCGGGCAGCGCCAAGCTGAAATCTACAACCAGTGCAGAACTGGACCATATTTATCGGGTGATTCGAGAGCGTTATGCCGGGCGGCAGATTGATGTCGTCGGTCATACCGATTCCGACCCGATTCGCAAGACGAAAAATCTATGGGAGGACAACTGGGACCTGTCGGCCGGCCGTGCTTTGACGGTACTGCGTTATCTGGTCAACAAGGGCATTCCGCCGCGTCAGATTCGGGCGGTGGCCTGCGGCGAAAGCCGACCGGTGGCGTCCAATGCCACGGCGGCAGGCAAGGCCAAGAACCGCCGAGTCGAGATTGTCGTTCATATGCGGTAG
- a CDS encoding beta-ketoacyl-[acyl-carrier-protein] synthase family protein produces MKERVVITGMGLVCPLGNDVASTWEGLMTGRNGMNYTTLFDASTYPTTFDAEVKNFDLKKVLKHPQRHQHCNRGSSFALGAAQEACRQAGIETETDTPADGIDRRRMGIYLGAGEGAMDSDAFFTAIVKAWNSQTQQMDWAVWTDTSFAMMSAEHELEQETNMPAAHLAVLTGARGIIRSCLTACAASTQAVGEAAMLIRQGKADIMIAGGAHSMIHPLGVMGFNRLTALSTRNDSPWTASRPFTASRDGFVLGEGAAIVILESLASAQKRGAKILAEVIGFGSSSDAFRVTDMHEEARGAVQAMQAAMKDAGISIEDIDYISTHGTSTAENDSIETMAIKKVFGPRAYQIPCSSPKSQFGHLIGATGCAELITCVMAIQTQTLPPTMNLHDPDPALDLDYVPNQPRKARVETVLKESFGFGGQNNVLVVRRFRP; encoded by the coding sequence ATGAAGGAACGGGTGGTCATTACCGGAATGGGACTGGTTTGTCCGTTAGGCAACGATGTCGCCTCCACGTGGGAAGGGCTGATGACTGGCCGGAACGGAATGAACTACACCACGCTCTTTGATGCCTCCACGTATCCGACAACCTTTGATGCAGAAGTCAAAAACTTTGACCTGAAGAAGGTTCTAAAACATCCGCAGCGTCATCAGCACTGCAACCGCGGCAGCTCGTTTGCTCTGGGCGCTGCACAGGAAGCCTGCCGGCAGGCCGGCATTGAAACCGAAACAGACACCCCCGCCGACGGAATTGACCGCCGGCGTATGGGCATCTATCTGGGGGCCGGCGAAGGGGCCATGGACAGCGACGCCTTCTTCACCGCCATTGTCAAGGCCTGGAACAGCCAAACCCAGCAGATGGATTGGGCTGTCTGGACGGATACCAGCTTTGCAATGATGTCGGCGGAACATGAGCTGGAGCAGGAAACGAATATGCCCGCCGCTCATTTGGCCGTCCTGACCGGCGCACGCGGAATCATCCGCAGCTGCCTGACGGCCTGTGCCGCCAGTACGCAGGCCGTGGGAGAAGCCGCCATGCTGATTCGGCAGGGCAAAGCGGATATTATGATTGCCGGCGGGGCCCATTCGATGATTCACCCGCTCGGCGTGATGGGTTTTAATCGTCTGACCGCTCTGTCCACTCGAAACGACAGCCCGTGGACTGCGTCCCGTCCCTTCACGGCGAGCCGAGACGGTTTTGTCCTCGGTGAGGGCGCAGCCATTGTAATTCTCGAATCCCTCGCCTCCGCCCAAAAACGCGGGGCGAAAATCCTGGCGGAAGTCATCGGCTTCGGCAGCAGCAGCGACGCTTTTCGAGTCACGGATATGCACGAAGAAGCTCGCGGGGCTGTGCAGGCCATGCAGGCCGCCATGAAGGATGCAGGCATCAGCATTGAAGACATTGACTACATCAGTACGCATGGCACCAGCACCGCTGAAAATGACTCCATCGAAACGATGGCCATTAAGAAGGTCTTCGGGCCGCGTGCCTATCAAATCCCCTGCAGCAGCCCCAAAAGCCAGTTCGGTCATCTCATCGGCGCCACCGGCTGTGCGGAACTGATTACCTGCGTGATGGCCATCCAGACCCAGACCCTGCCGCCCACGATGAATCTTCACGACCCGGACCCGGCTCTGGACCTGGACTATGTGCCCAATCAGCCGCGAAAAGCCAGAGTGGAGACAGTGTTGAAAGAATCGTTCGGCTTCGGCGGGCAGAACAATGTGCTTGTCGTCCGCCGTTTCCGACCGTAA